In one window of Plasmodium cynomolgi strain B DNA, chromosome 13, whole genome shotgun sequence DNA:
- a CDS encoding NAD(P)H-dependent glutamate synthase (putative) gives MREERNDEVDAQSMNEPSCDTPELTAQYGHKTKKTKKTKKRKTKKAEHGLYDSRNEKDACGVGVVADINGKSSRSVIQKAMQILLRLSHRGGVQSNNGDGAGILVGIPHDYFQMLNIDFTDDSHLNLSSLPDDIELLAFFIRKKLVRHNDMYFCSFSSRTIVYKGLLTPSQIYLYFEDLLSEQFTTYLAMVHVRFSTNTSPTWYAAHPFRRICHNGEINTISVNSILFQERMQLAKAPNSFKSVSIKDLRPINEENYVIYDNDDEIIEKRDTFEDIMLTKNRLKKKSRRRLLLRLKRDFTYNSSAIHYKIKREYMNSDINSNSEFLSNVNEVTGSSSDDSEDLSGKDDKNATCSRRLKEKNAISPICRSEKSFGHAVKTQMKHGESRKTKGAISYPSDSSLFDNAIDFLTMAGREIEHAIMMLMPRAYQKDPNITPLEKAFYEYHTCMMEPWDGPALIIFTDGNKVGASLDRNGLRPARYSITNYGLFVLSSETGVVDLAYDKITHKGCVYPGKVVLIDFKEKKFLRHEEVLSKFLKEKPYKKWLDHYSIHLDNIIKPASNMENIRMNAYKYGAILNKENSYGSKDMEEVDDMDDPYDESLIKKLKAFGYTYDAFNMIISPMVKHAADGLGAMGNDTAFPFLSYLRRNLLYYFQQTFAQVTNPAIDPIREENIMSLMSTLGKEGDILHSTYTNCQRIFINGPILNDALYNMLLQLPDFPHIIIDMTVDLSKLEALMSGESADEVKFDVIKSVSSPKRSYHADGSNNYTFKLDEHKSKHIKEDLNKMKIKNNIVSKYLIKFIDSVNSKVENAVRRGSQLIVLSHSNINEKRVPIFSILIVGALHKYLLSKNLRTKCSLIVKAGDCFEIHHLAVLLSFGADCIYPFILYESLRFIKYGDNEARLSNQQMISNYRHAANYGILKIMSKNGISTLPSYKGCGLMQPLGISNEILKKCFINVCDSIIGGVTFEFVEKEILKMFYNAYPKRIISLNIKDATEELDDYGEYHFRSIGNTQIHMNHPETISLLQKATRTGNTATYKKYSELQNELINHCEIRGQLEINYKKCPSYNKKKKKNEPINIQLVESVNKILLRFCTGAMSFGSLSEEAHITVATAMNNMGLKSNTGEGGEAEDRIKRDPAEANGSSEPNANSAVKQIASARFGVTAYSLVNAQELQIKVAQGSKPGEGGELPGYKVSAKIASVRRSTPGVGLISPPPHHDMYSIEDVGQLVYDLKNINKEAKISVKLVSKLGIGVITSGVVKGNCEQILISGMSGGTGASKWTSIKHAGLPWEIGLAEAHQTLCKSKLRKRVILQIDGQLKTGRDVILGALLGAESFSFSTQPLIALGCIMMRKCHLNICPVGICTQDPELRKKFAGKPEYIINFFFMLAEEVREYLASMGFRKFSQIIGRSDLLKKKDHLKYDEKRKLLDFSKLLFPGWKYYAEEEMKDDVKKRYNKNANEKKRQVGGSSFYCGSKYKVGGSLTPGVNNALDKMRRKQVLINENYNTVQKYDVVKRGDEGGEHTDGMNHAGETCSSVGEYDEEAAADDAEDEKEDGEGDEEEEEEDEEEDDEEDDDDEDDGEEDDEEEDDDDEEDDEEDGEGEDDEGEEEEKNPNDPEQLGDANELNGSLHPRSVQAGQGKREKAKRRQKPLYEGDDLNQEYSKGESSKHNVAINGRSAKNAMVCTTRMMRKKMNEKKMHSKKKEPKPMAIFCCETQNHKLSDIIDRELIRRSKIALLNCTPVNIKMPIKNTDRAVGAMLSYHIIQKYGEPGLPMDTIKVKFRGTGGLSFGVFLTSGVNFELEGDANDFVGKGLSGGIISVHFPKTSLFINDCQKNMIAGNSVLYGATKGRAFFAGRAGERFAVRNSGAIAVVEGVGCHGCEYMTKGIVVVLGEIGCNFAAGMSGGIAYVLDINKKNVNHQMVDLKVCKTMDEKMTLEKLLHEHYERTNSYTAKVLLQNFDENLHRFTKIIPRDIKRVLTEACIEFVKTGNEEAAAILDDWASLLKNVDQPENMYKKAMQFFTTISDDISGLPKTLALRNVDGLIIYDILQDNNSRKLLTVKNYTPELNCTQDSEQLQGQVKKKKIFDFEGFIHNLEICRKNNRKWRRFAEIPFKCNAYTDFKNIFPKRLDEKSKEMIKKYILNEKYLLDLHLKSLNSNSFIDSLIDRDEGDDYMNMSQKQISPNVYSLKSFLYANEKGEGSVKDNQHAVRSTEGWGFRGTSTASARSVTGASVSSVDPSEGKPGSPTTPLIGSVTATATAPLNGLIPGFGSGPIADPITTACATTCATTCTTACATATSSPSKDTRPPVSKLSITNMQGSYEVEATESIIPNMSQAKPFLAVNPNKVTGFKEYERLSHPLKDISSRVLDYSEIIVPINAKSKLHNQLLKTQASRCVDCGTPTCHYPNSSGGGCPLGNRIFDWNNLIYENEWKKALERLLDTNNFPEITGRVCPAPCEDACVLSINEKPVSIKFIELSIIECGFLKKWIQPIIPHTRTGKKVAIVGSGPAGLTAAQQLNKAGHEVTIFEKDEYFGGLLMNGIPNVRLDKKIVERRLNIMRKEGIIMKNNTNVGTDITLSELAKNFDAVLLSTGYKVPRKLDIPGSNLNNIYFAMDFLTSCQKSLIKSDLTDENYIDVSERHVIILGGGKTAVDCISLAIRMGAASVLQFTRQDIPPMTSTEYSWPGVKNIFKVDYSHDEAIIIQGRDPREFCVRSLEFIPSSKDPKRVSGIRAIKVKLKKVPKGEVDKHALQRTPSTKSTAVTAATTATTATAATTATAATSNTTSSMSSTNGVLSKLESKKHQTKFGKVKGQKNASKCGTGQASGAATSSASGTATSSGTSSAVTTSHSSSPGNTNDIIQNYQTTKENKEYVDIPFTERTYKADVVILALGFSKTDDSIWENDSIKIELDNYNCIKTKIRTYQTNYKKIFACGDCRVGPSTVVQAIADGRDVAAKIDEFLMNAESILPSCNTYYYYPPNYKSVPFGSAHWG, from the coding sequence TAGCCACTTGAATTTGAGCAGCTTACCAGACGACATAGAACTGCTAGccttttttataagaaaaaagttgGTCAGACATAATGACATGTATTTCTGTAGTTTCTCTTCCAGGACGATTGTCTACAAGGGGTTGTTAACCCCTTCAcagatatatttatactttGAGGATTTGCTAAGTGAACAGTTTACAACCTACCTGGCAATGGTTCACGTACGATTCTCGACGAATACTTCCCCTACGTGGTATGCTGCTCACCCATTCAGAAGAATATGTCACAATGGAGAAATCAATACCATTAGTGTGAACTCGATTTTATTTCAAGAGAGGATGCAGCTAGCCAAAGCACCCAATTCGTTTAAATCAGTGTCCATAAAAGATTTAAGACCAATAAATGAAGAGAATTATGTTATATACGATAACGATGATGAGAtcattgaaaaaagggataccTTTGAAGATATCATGTTGACAAAAAATAgactaaagaaaaaatccagGAGGAGGTTACTTCTCCGATTGAAGAGAGACTTCACGTACAACAGCTCTGCCATacattacaaaataaaaagggagtaTATGAATTCCGACATTAATAGCAACTCGGAGTTTTTAAGTAATGTGAACGAAGTGACTGGGAGTTCATCCGACGATTCAGAAGACCTCTCAGGTAAGGATGATAAGAATGCTACCTGTTCTAGACGACTTAAGGAAAAGAATGCCATTTCGCCCATTTGCAGGAGTGAGAAAAGCTTCGGTCACGCGGTGAAGACACAAATGAAACATGGAGAGTCTCGAAAAACCAAAGGCGCTATTAGCTACCCGTCTGACTCTTCCCTCTTCGATAATGCCATCGATTTTTTGACCATGGCGGGAAGAGAAATAGAGCACGCAATTATGATGCTAATGCCAAGGGCATATCAAAAGGATCCAAATATAACTCCATTGGAAAAGGCCTTTTACGAATATCACACATGTATGATGGAACCATGGGATGGACCTGCATTAATAATCTTCACTGATGGTAATAAGGTAGGCGCTTCGTTGGATCGAAATGGATTAAGACCCGCTAGGTACAGCATCACCAATTATGGGCTGTTCGTTCTGTCCAGCGAAACCGGGGTCGTCGATTTGGCATATGACAAAATTACCCATAAGGGATGTGTATATCCTGGGAAAGTAGTCCTAATCgattttaaggaaaaaaaattcttgaGACATGAAGAAGTATTGAGCAAATTTCTGAAAGAGAAACCTTACAAGAAATGGCTAGATCATTATTCGATTCACCTGGACAATATAATCAAACCGGCTTCCAACATGGAGAACATACGAATgaatgcatataaatatggAGCTATACTGAATAAGGAGAATTCCTATGGGAGCAAAGATATGGAGGAGGTTGACGACATGGATGATCCTTACGATGAGTcgttaattaaaaagttaaaagcCTTTGGTTATACGTATGACGCGTTCAATATGATAATTTCGCCTATGGTAAAGCATGCCGCCGATGGGCTTGGTGCAATGGGAAATGACActgcctttccctttttaagttACTTAAGGAGAAACCTTTTGTACTACTTCCAGCAAACATTCGCACAAGTGACTAACCCAGCCATCGACCCGAtaagggaagaaaatatcATGTCTCTTATGAGCACCTTGGGAAAGGAAGGGGACATCCTCCATTCCACGTACACGAACTGTCAGCGCATATTTATTAATGGTCCCATTCTGAATGACGCACTGTACAACATGCTGTTGCAGTTGCCAGACTTCCCACATATCATAATCGACATGACAGTGGATTTGAGTAAATTGGAAGCACTCATGTCGGGAGAATCGGCGGACGAAGTCAAATTTGATGTGATCAAAAGTGTGTCCTCGCCAAAGAGGAGTTACCACGCGGATGGAAGCAACAACTACACGTTCAAGCTGGACGAACACAAAAGCAAGCATATCAAAGAAgatttgaataaaatgaaaataaaaaataacatcgtGTCCAAGTATTTGATTAAATTTATCGATAGCGTCAATAGCAAAGTTGAAAATGCTGTTAGGCGAGGGAGCCAGCTGATTGTTCTCTCACACAGCAACATAAACGAAAAGAGAGTGCCCATATTCTCCATTCTAATTGTTGGTGCGTTACATAAATATCTGTTAAGTAAAAATCTAAGAACCAAGTGCTCTCTCATAGTTAAGGCTGGGGATTGTTTCGAAATCCACCACTTAGCAGTGCTGCTCTCATTCGGGGCCGATTGTATATAtccctttattttatacgaAAGTTTGCGTTTCATAAAATATGGAGATAATGAAGCCAGGCTTAGTAACCAGCAAATGATAAGTAACTACAGACATGCAGCAAATTATGGTATACTAAAAATCATGTCGAAGAATGGAATTTCCACCCTCCCTAGTTACAAAGGATGCGGGTTAATGCAACCATTAGGAATATCCaacgaaattttaaaaaaatgcttcatcAATGTGTGCGACTCCATTATCGGAGGAGTAACATTTGAATTTGTGGagaaggaaattttaaaaatgttttacaaTGCCTACCCGAAGAGGATAATAAGTCTGAACATTAAAGACGCAACGGAGGAGCTCGATGACTATGGAGAGTATCACTTCAGGAGCATAGGGAATACCCAAATACATATGAACCATCCAGAAACGATTAGCTTACTGCAAAAGGCTACTCGCACGGGGAACACAGCTACGTATAAAAAGTACTCAGAGTTGCAGAATGAACTGATAAACCATTGTGAAATTAGGGGGCAGCTagaaattaattataaaaaatgtcccTCGTAtaataagaagaagaaaaaaaatgaacccatAAATATCCAGCTAGTAGAATctgttaacaaaattttactcAGATTTTGCACAGGCGCTATGTCTTTTGGGTCTCTCTCGGAGGAAGCACACATCACAGTCGCCACGGCCATGAATAACATGGGGTTGAAGTCGAACACAGGCGAGGGAGGGGAAGCAGAGGATCGCATTAAGAGGGATCCTGCCGAAGCGAACGGGTCGAGTGAGCCCAACGCCAACTCAGCGGTTAAACAAATCGCATCCGCTAGGTTCGGCGTGACGGCGTACAGCTTGGTGAACGCGCAGGAGCTGCAGATAAAAGTGGCCCAGGGATCTAAACCcggagaagggggagaattGCCAGGATACAAAGTGAGCGCGAAAATTGCATCCGTTCGTAGAAGTACCCCAGGTGTTGGTCTAATATCCCCACCACCACACCATGATATGTACTCCATTGAAGATGTGGGTCAGCTAGTGTATGACTTAAAGAATATAAACAAGGAAGCTAAAATTTCTGTGAAACTAGTTTCGAAGCTAGGAATAGGTGTTATCACCTCCGGAGTGGTCAAAGGAAATTGCGAACAAATTTTGATTAGTGGAATGTCTGGTGGCACGGGGGCATCAAAGTGGACATCCATCAAGCATGCGGGTCTCCCATGGGAAATCGGACTAGCAGAGGCACACCAAACTTTGTGCAAGTCCAAGTTGAGAAAAAGAGTTATCTTACAAATTGATGGGCAACTGAAAACAGGGAGGGATGTCATTTTAGGTGCGCTACTGGGTGCAGAATCGTTTAGTTTCTCGACCCAACCGTTAATTGCTTTGGGCTGCATCATGATGAGGAAATGTCACCTCAACATCTGCCCTGTTGGAATATGTACACAAGACCCAgagttgagaaaaaaattcgcagGAAAACCAGAATACAtaataaacttttttttcatgctaGCGGAAGAGGTCAGGGAGTACTTGGCTAGCATGGGGTTCAGGAAATTTTCTCAAATTATCGGAAGGTCCGATTTGCTCAAAAAGAAGGACCACTTAAAATATGACGAGAAGAGGAAGCTGTTGGACTTCTCCAAGCTGTTGTTCCCAGGGTGGAAATACTATGCAGAAGAGGAAATGAAAGATGATGTGAAGAAAAGATACAACAAAAATGCGAACGAGAAGAAGAGGCAAGTTGGTGGAAGTTCTTTCTACTGTGGATCGAAGTACAAGGTAGGAGGGTCGCTCACCCCGGGTGTGAACAACGCGCTAgacaaaatgagaaggaaGCAGGTACTCATAAATGAGAATTACAACACTGTGCAGAAGTACGATGTGGTGAAGAGGGGAGATGAGGGCGGAGAACACACGGACGGGATGAACCACGCCGGGGAGACGTGCTCCTCTGTGGGGGAATACGACGAGGAGGCGGCGGCGGACGACGCGGAAGATGAGAAGGAAGACGGGGAGggtgatgaagaagaagaggaggaagacgaggaggaagacgatgaagaggacgatgatgatgaggacGACGGTGAAGAGGACGACGAGGAAGaggacgacgatgatgaggaggacgatGAAGAGGACGGCGAGGGAGAGGACGACGAgggagaagaggaagaaaagaaccCGAATGACCCAGAACAGCTGGGTGACGCGAACGAACTGAACGGCTCCCTCCACCCACGCAGCGTGCAGGCCGGCCaaggcaaaagggaaaaggcgAAGAGGAGACAAAAACCGCTATACGAAGGAGATGATCTAAACCAGGAATATTCCAAAGGTGAAAGCAGCAAACATAACGTAGCGATAAACGGAAGGAGTGCAAAGAATGCCATGGTGTGCACCACCAggatgatgagaaaaaaaatgaacgagaaaaaaatgcattcgaagaagaaggaacCCAAACCGATGGCAATATTCTGTTGCGAAACGCAGAACCATAAATTGTCCGACATCATTGATAGGGAACTTATAAGAAGGTCGAAGATAGCACTGCTGAATTGTACACCTGTAAATATAAAGATGCCTATAAAGAATACGGACCGAGCAGTGGGAGCCATGTTAAGTTATCATATCATTCAGAAATATGGGGAACCAGGGTTACCCATGGATACTATAAAAGTGAAATTTCGAGGAACAGGAGGATTATCCTTTGGAGTATTCCTGACAAGCGGTGTGAACTTTGAGCTGGAAGGAGATGCAAACGATTTTGTAGGAAAGGGTCTATCAGGTGGAATTATATCAGTACATTTCCCCAAAACGTCGTTATTCATAAATGACTGTCAAAAAAACATGATTGCAGGGAACTCCGTTCTGTATGGTGcaacaaaaggaagagctTTTTTCGCGGGAAGAGCTGGTGAAAGATTTGCAGTTCGTAATTCTGGGGCCATAGCCGTTGTGGAAGGAGTCGGATGTCACGGATGTGAATACATGACGAAAGGTATAGTAGTTGTGCTGGGTGAAATTGGTTGTAACTTCGCTGCAGGGATGAGTGGAGGTATTGCATACGTCCTGgacattaacaaaaaaaatgtaaatcaTCAAATGGTAGATTTGAAGGTATGCAAAACGatggatgaaaaaatgacgtTAGAAAAATTACTTCATGAGCATTACGAAAGAACCAATTCGTATACGGCCAAAGTTCTGCtgcaaaattttgatgaGAATCTACACAGGTTTACGAAAATTATTCCGAGAGATATCAAACGAGTGCTAACCGAAGCGTGCATCGAATTTGTGAAGACAGGGAATGAAGAAGCCGCAGCAATTTTGGACGACTGGGCTTCTCTTCTCAAGAATGTCGACCAGCCAGAAAACATGTATAAAAAAGCcatgcaattttttaccaCCATCTCGGATGACATATCCGGATTGCCCAAAACGCTAGCATTGAGAAATGTAGATGGACTGATCATATATGACATTTTGCAAGACAATAATAgtagaaaattattaacagtGAAGAATTACACACCCGAATTGAATTGCACCCAAGATAGTGAACAACTACAAGGacaggtgaagaagaagaaaatatttgacTTTGAAGGATTTATTCATAACTTAGAaatttgcagaaaaaataatcgaaagTGGAGGAGATTCGCAGAAATCCCATTTAAATGTAACGCCTATactgattttaaaaatattttcccaaaAAGGCTAGATGAAAAATCAAAGGAAATGATCAAAAAGTATATTCTGAATGAGAAGTACCTTCTCGATCTTCACCTCAAGTCGTTAAATTCGAACTCCTTTATTGACAGCCTGATTGATAGGGACGAGGGGGACGATTACATGAACATGAGCCAGAAACAGATTAGCCCGAATGTGTACTCTTTGAAAAGTTTCCTCTACGCGAATGAGAAAGGCGAGGGAAGTGTCAAGGATAACCAGCATGCCGTCAGATCTACTGAGGGGTGGGGATTTAGGGGTACTTCTACCGCTTCTGCGCGCAGCGTCACCGGAGCGTCCGTCTCGTCCGTGGACCCGTCCGAGGGCAAACCGGGCTCCCCCACTACGCCGTTGATCGGTTCTGTAACGGCCACGGCAACCGCCCCACTGAATGGGCTTATCCCTGGGTTTGGTTCTGGACCGATCGCCGACCCCATCACCACTGCATGCGCCACTACATGCGCCACTACATGCACCACCGCATGCGCCACCGCCACTTCCTCTCCGTCGAAGGATACGCGTCCCCCGGTGTCCAAACTGAGCATCACGAATATGCAAGGAAGTTACGAGGTGGAAGCCACAGAGTCGATTATCCCGAACATGAGCCAAGCCAAGCCCTTTCTCGCAGTAAACCCGAATAAAGTCACCGGATTTAAGGAGTACGAACGGTTATCCCATCCGTTAAAAGATATTAGCAGTAGGGTATTGGACTACTCAGAGATTATCGTGCCTATCAATGCAAAAAGTAAACTCCATAACCAGTTGCTAAAGACACAGGCGTCTAGATGTGTAGATTGTGGAACCCCAACCTGTCATTATCCAAACTCCAGCGGAGGAGGGTGCCCTTTAGGCAACAGAATATTTGATTggaataatttaatatacgAAAATGAGTGGAAAAAAGCGTTGGAAAGGTTACTAGATACAAATAACTTTCCAGAAATTACTGGGCGTGTTTGTCCAGCCCCTTGTGAAGATGCCTGTGTTTTAAGCATTAATGAGAAACCAGTGTCGATAAAATTTATCGAGTTATCTATCATCGAATGtggatttttaaaaaagtggatTCAGCCAATCATTCCTCATACCaggacaggaaaaaaagttgctaTAGTAGGTTCAGGTCCCGCAGGACTAACAGCAGCTCAACAGTTGAATAAGGCAGGACATGAAGTAACCATCTTCGAGAAGGATGAATATTTTGGTGGCTTGCTAATGAATGGAATACCTAATGTGCgattggataaaaaaatagtagagAGAAGGTTAAACATAAtgaggaaggaaggaatCATTATGAAAAACAATACCAACGTAGGGACAGACATAACTTTATccgagctagccaaaaattTCGACGCTGTTTTGTTATCTACTGGGTATAAAGTCCCAAGGAAATTAGACATTCCAGGGTCGAACTTAAACAATATCTACTTTGCCATGGATTTTCTGACCTCATGCCAGAAGTCGCTTATTAAATCAGACCTCACAGATGAGAACTATATAGATGTATCAGAAAGgcatgtaattattttagGAGGAGGGAAGACTGCTGTGGATTGCATAAGTTTAGCAATTCGAATGGGAGCAGCTAGCGTTTTGCAATTCACGAGACAAGACATCCCACCCATGACAAGTACAGAGTATTCGTGGCCAggagtgaaaaatatattcaaggTTGATTACTCACATGATGAAGCGATAATTATTCAAGGGAGGGACCCACGCGAGTTTTGTGTTAGGAGTTTAGAGTTTATTCCTTCCAGTAAGGACCCCAAGAGAGTATCAGGCATTAGGGCCATTAAagtcaaattaaaaaaagtccCCAAGGGGGAGGTGGACAAGCATGCGCTGCAGAGGACACCCTCCACAAAATCCACGGCCGTCACCGCTGCCACCACTGCCACCACTGCCACCGCTGCAACCACTGCCACCGCTGCCACATCCAACACCACCTCCAGTATGTCCAGCACCAATGGGGTACTGTCCAAGTTAGAGTCCAAGAAGCATCAGACGAAGTTTGGCAAAGTGAAGGGGCAGAAAAATGCTTCCAAGTGTGGAACTGGGCAGGCATCCGGGGCAGCGACTTCTAGTGCATCCGGCACCGCCACATCCAGCGGAACCTCCAGCGCAGTGACCACCTCGCATTCCTCCTCGCCGGGAAACACGAACGATATCATTCAAAACTACCAAACGACGAAGGAGAATAAGGAATATGTCGATATCCCTTTCACCGAAAGGACTTACAAAGCAGACGTTGTCATTTTGGCCCTGGGATTTTCCAAGACGGATGACTCCATATGGGAGAATGATTCCATTAAGATCGAGCTTGACAATTATAACTGCATTAAGACTAAAATTAGAACTTATCAGACGAACTACAAGAAGATATTTGCCTGCGGGGACTGTAGAGTCGGCCCCAGTACCGTCGTTCAGGCCATAGCCGACGGCCGAGACGTCGCCGCCAAGATCGATGAGTTTCTGATGAATGCGGAATCGATTCTGCCCTCCTGCAACACGTACTATTACTACCCCCCCAACTACAAGAGCGTTCCCTTTG